The region TGTCCCAAAATGGCAAACGCATAAAAATTCACTGCCCTGATATCACAAAAATCAACAGGATGAATGTGCATCATCAGGGTTTTTTCTGCCGTAAATCAGCACATACCCCACGCTTTAATCCATCACTGGGTTTGCTCGCCGACCTTGCGTGGATGCGTGAGGTCATCAATTTTTGCGGCCTTGAAAAGGTATATTGTGCTGATATTCCGCTTTCTGAGGCAACTCTTTGCGGTGTTTCTGATCGCCAACCCCAAGCACGCATTAAATCAAGGTTTTTATACCATGCCTATTTCAAGTCGAATATATTCCGTGATGTTAATTTGTATAAAGACATTACAAAATTGATTTTCGGCCAAAGAATAAAATTGCTGGTCAGAAAGATCATAAACTGAAGCCATGAAGGATATCTACGAGGCCCCTTATCAATGAAAATGTCATTCTTGCCACATTTCCTTAAGAGACATGTTGAAGGAAGGCCATATCTGGCAAAAGTTTTCGCCAATATCGGCTGGCTTTCTTTCGATAAATTTATCCGTATGGGTGTTGGGGTTTTTATCAGCGTCTGGGTTGCCCGCTACCTAGGCCCAGAACAATTCGGACTGCTAAATTTTTCCACCGCATTTGTTGGTTTATTTGGTGCCATATCTGCTTTGGGACTTGAGAGTATCGTTGTTCGAGATCTTGTTGAAAAGCCGCAAAACGCATCCAAGACTCTTGGAACTTCATTAGTGATGCAAGTAACTGGAGGTGTCCTTTCTTACTTTTTTATAATTTCCGCGATTTTTATCTTAAGGCCAGATGACAAACTTTCGCAAATCGCTGTTGCTATCCTTGGATTGATGATGCTTTGCAAGGGTGAAATCGCCGTTTATTGGTTTGAGTCTAAGGTTCAATCAAAATATACAGTATGGGTCCAAAACAGTGTTTTTTTATTATTTGCAACCATTAAACTGGTATTGATTATTCATAATGCAAACTTGATTTTCTTCGTATGGGCTGTTTTTGCCGAAGTAGCTCTTGTTGCTTTGTTACTTCTTTATGTGATGAATCGAAAAGGACCAGCATTAAAAAATCTAAGGTTTAACCTTGACTGGGCACAACACCTGTTAAAGGAAAGCTGGCCGCTCATACTTTCTGGGATATCGATCTCGATTTATATGAAGATCGATCAATTAATGCTTGGGCAAATACTAAATGACAAAGCAGTGGGTATTTACAGTGCGGCTCTGCGATTTAGCGAAATTTGGCATTTCATTCCAATAGTTATTGTTGCATCTGTCTTTCCAGCAATTGTTTATGCAAAAAATGTATCCGAAAGTTTGTATAACGA is a window of Alphaproteobacteria bacterium LSUCC0684 DNA encoding:
- a CDS encoding flippase — translated: MKMSFLPHFLKRHVEGRPYLAKVFANIGWLSFDKFIRMGVGVFISVWVARYLGPEQFGLLNFSTAFVGLFGAISALGLESIVVRDLVEKPQNASKTLGTSLVMQVTGGVLSYFFIISAIFILRPDDKLSQIAVAILGLMMLCKGEIAVYWFESKVQSKYTVWVQNSVFLLFATIKLVLIIHNANLIFFVWAVFAEVALVALLLLYVMNRKGPALKNLRFNLDWAQHLLKESWPLILSGISISIYMKIDQLMLGQILNDKAVGIYSAALRFSEIWHFIPIVIVASVFPAIVYAKNVSESLYNERMQKLFNLMITISLFLSLPMTFLAKPLMHFLYGPAFEEAGTVLAIHIWSSVFVFIGVASSKWMVIENLQLITLQRSILGAVVNIGLNMWLIPINGVIGAASATIISFSISTYFADVINTKTRKLFMMKSRSLFFMSFMKMG
- a CDS encoding glycosyltransferase, with the translated sequence MLTVCVVTFNAEHCIEKTLRNLVKNNVVTRIIVKDGLSHDRTPEIVNTFDDSRIEFVSRKDNGIYNAMNQAMNMVKDGSYFVFINADDILINENFDAVNFTGHDVFISPVILSQNGKRIKIHCPDITKINRMNVHHQGFFCRKSAHTPRFNPSLGLLADLAWMREVINFCGLEKVYCADIPLSEATLCGVSDRQPQARIKSRFLYHAYFKSNIFRDVNLYKDITKLIFGQRIKLLVRKIIN